The following are encoded together in the Gasterosteus aculeatus chromosome 7, fGasAcu3.hap1.1, whole genome shotgun sequence genome:
- the clcn5b gene encoding H(+)/Cl(-) exchange transporter 5 isoform X2 produces the protein MFRFLAGLYRKYAADGDRVCAGMENPGYRSGSVDSLRHRPSDVVFEDDDDDEMVDIAGATLDFSNTDDDPPLGSDFVERGSRAGSMSGAGPGRLVDPLEDPLPGVGTYEDFNTIDWVREKSKDRDRHREIANKSRQSTVALLHSVSDAFSGWLLMLLVGLMSGALAGGIDIAAHWLTDMKEGLCLVGFWFNHEHCCWTSNETTFQERDRCPQWQSWAEIMTGTSEGALAYFVNYLMFLVWALLFALLAVTLVRAFAPYACGSGIPEIKTILSGFIIRGYLGKWTLIIKTITLVLAVSSGLSLGKEGPLVHVACCCANILCHLFTKYRKNEAKRREVLSAAAAVGVSVAFGAPIGGVLFSLEEVSYYFPLKTLWRSFFAALVAAFTLRSINPFGNSRLVLFYVEFHAPWHLVELGPFILLGIFGGLWGALFIRANIAWCRIRKSTRLGHYPVMEVLVVTALTGMLAYPNSYTRMGGAELISELFNDCSLLDSSQLCGYKQSNSTSGAGVGNGLADRPAGVGLYAALWQLALALVFKMMITVITFGMKVPSGLFIPSMAVGAIAGRLLGVGMEQLAYYNHDSAIFRGWCSPGADCITPGLYAMVGAAACLGGVTRMTVSLVVIMFELTGGLEYIVPLMAATMTSKWVADAFGREGIYEAHIRLNGYPFLEPKEEFQHSSLTADVMRPRRSDPPLAVLTQEGMTVEEVEALVESTHYSGFPVVVSQDSHRLVGFVLRRDLLISIDNARKRQEGVVGASQVVFTEHSPAPADDAPPPLRLRGIVDLSPFTVTDHTPMDITVDIFRKLGLRQCLVTHNGKLLGIITKKDILKHMAQIANRDPDSILFN, from the exons ATTTCGTGGAGCGCGGCAGCAGAGCCGGCAGTATGAGCGGTGCCGGGCCGGGCAGGCTGGTGGACCCGCTGGAGGACCCGCTGCCCGGAGTGGGGACATACGAAGACTTCAACACCATCGACTGGGTGAGGGAGAAGAGCAAGGACCGCGACCGGCACCGAGAG ATCGCCAACAAGAGCCGACAGTCCACGGTGGCCCTGCTGCACAGCGTCAGCGACGCCTTCTCCGGATGGCTGCTCATGCTGCTCGTGGGCCTCATGTCAG gcgcTCTCGCCGGCGGCATCGACATCGCCGCCCACTGGCTGACGGACATGAAGGAGGGGCTCTGCCTGGTGGGCTTCTGGTTCAACCACGAGCACTGCTGCTGGACGTCCAACGAGACGACGTTCCAGGAGAGGGACCGCTGCCCCCAGTGGCAGAGCTGGGCCGAGATCATGACGGGGACCTCGGAG GGGGCGCTGGCCTACTTTGTGAACTACCTGATGTTCCTGGTGTGGGCTCTGCTCTTCGCTCTGCTGGCCGTGACGCTGGTCAGGGCCTTCGCTCCGTACGCGTGCGGATCAGGGATACCGGAG atTAAAACCATCCTCAGCGGCTTCATCATCCGCGGCTACCTGGGGAAGTGGACCCTGATCATCAAGACCATCACCCTGGTCCTGGCCGTGTCCTCGGGGCTCAGCCTGGGGAAGGAGGGCCCGCTGGTGCACGTGGCGTGCTGCTGCGCCAACATCCTGTGTCACCTGTTCACCAAGTACCGCAAGAACGAGGCCAAGCGGCGAGAG GTGTtgtccgcggcggcggcggtgggcgTGTCCGTGGCGTTCGGCGCTCCCATTGGAGGAGTCCTCTTCAGCCTGGAGGAG GTGAGTTATTACTTCCCCCTGAAGACGCTGTGGCGCTCGTTCTTCGCCGCCCTGGTGGCGGCCTTCACCCTGCGCTCCATCAACCCGTTCGGGAACAGCCGCCTGGTGCTGTTCTACGTGGAGTTCCACGCCCCGTGGCACCTGGTGGAGCTGGGCCCCTTCATCCTGCTGGGCATCTTCGGCGGCCTCTGGGGGGCGCTGTTCATCAGGGCCAACATCGCCTGGTGTCGGATAC gtaaatccaCCCGTCTGGGTCACTACCCCGTCATGGAGGTGCTGGTGGTGACGGCTCTGACCGGCATGCTCGCCTACCCCAACAGCTACACCCGGATGGGCGGCGCCGAGCTCATCTCCGAGCTCTTCAACGACTGCTCGCTGCTCGACTCCTCGCAGCTCTGCGGCTACAAGCAG TCGAACTCCACCTCGGGCGCGGGCGTGGGCAACGGCCTGGCGGACCGGCCGGCGGGGGTCGGCCTGTACGCCGCCCTGTGGCAGCTCGCCCTGGCTTTGGTCTTCAAGATGATGATCACCGTGATCACGTTCGGCATGAAGGTCCCCTCCGGCCTCTTCATCCCCAGCATGGCGGTGGGCGCCATCGCCGGCAGGCTGCTGGGCGTCGGCATGGAGCAGCTGGCCTACTACAACCACGACTCGGCCATCTTCAGAGGGTGGTGCTCGCCGGGCGCCGACTGCATCACCCCGGGGCTCTACGCCATGGTCGGCGCCGCCGCCTGCTTAG gTGGAGTGACTCGCATGACGGTGTCGCTGGTGGTCATCATGTTCGAGCTGACCGGCGGCCTCGAGTACATCGTCCCGCTCATGGCCGCCACGATGACCAGCAAGTGGGTGGCGGACGCGttcgggagggagggaatctaCGAG GCCCACATCCGTCTGAACGGGTATCCCTTCCTGGAGCCCAAAGAGGAGTTCCAGCACAGCAGCCTGACGGCGGACGTGATGAGGCCCCGCCGGTCGGACCCGCCGCTGGCCGTGCTCACGCAGGAGGGCATGACggtcgaggaggtggag GCTCTGGTGGAAAGCACCCACTACAGCGGCTTCCCCGTGGTCGTGTCCCAGGACTCCCACAGGCTGGTGGGCTTTGTGCTCCGGAGAGACCTGCTCATATCAATAG ACAACGCCCGGAAGCGCCAGGAGGGCGTGGTCGGCGCGTCCCAGGTGGTGTTCACCGAGCACTCCCCCGCCCCCGCCGACGACGCCCCGCCGCCCCTCCGCCTCCGGGGCATCGTGGACCTGAGCCCCTTCACCGTCACGGACCACACGCCCATGGACATCACCGTGGACATCTTCAGGAAGCTGGGGCTCCGCCAGTGCCTGGTGACGCACAACGG gaaGCTGCTGGGAATCATCACTAAGAAAGACATCCTCAAGCACATGGCGCAGATCGCCAACAGAGACCCCGACTCCATCCTCTTCAACTGA
- the clcn5b gene encoding H(+)/Cl(-) exchange transporter 5 isoform X4 — MENPGYRSGSVDSLRHRPSDVVFEDDDDDEMVDIAGATLDFSNTDDDPPLGSDFVERGSRAGSMSGAGPGRLVDPLEDPLPGVGTYEDFNTIDWVREKSKDRDRHREIANKSRQSTVALLHSVSDAFSGWLLMLLVGLMSGALAGGIDIAAHWLTDMKEGLCLVGFWFNHEHCCWTSNETTFQERDRCPQWQSWAEIMTGTSEGALAYFVNYLMFLVWALLFALLAVTLVRAFAPYACGSGIPEIKTILSGFIIRGYLGKWTLIIKTITLVLAVSSGLSLGKEGPLVHVACCCANILCHLFTKYRKNEAKRREVLSAAAAVGVSVAFGAPIGGVLFSLEEVSYYFPLKTLWRSFFAALVAAFTLRSINPFGNSRLVLFYVEFHAPWHLVELGPFILLGIFGGLWGALFIRANIAWCRIRKSTRLGHYPVMEVLVVTALTGMLAYPNSYTRMGGAELISELFNDCSLLDSSQLCGYKQSNSTSGAGVGNGLADRPAGVGLYAALWQLALALVFKMMITVITFGMKVPSGLFIPSMAVGAIAGRLLGVGMEQLAYYNHDSAIFRGWCSPGADCITPGLYAMVGAAACLGGVTRMTVSLVVIMFELTGGLEYIVPLMAATMTSKWVADAFGREGIYEAHIRLNGYPFLEPKEEFQHSSLTADVMRPRRSDPPLAVLTQEGMTVEEVEALVESTHYSGFPVVVSQDSHRLVGFVLRRDLLISIDNARKRQEGVVGASQVVFTEHSPAPADDAPPPLRLRGIVDLSPFTVTDHTPMDITVDIFRKLGLRQCLVTHNGKLLGIITKKDILKHMAQIANRDPDSILFN, encoded by the exons ATTTCGTGGAGCGCGGCAGCAGAGCCGGCAGTATGAGCGGTGCCGGGCCGGGCAGGCTGGTGGACCCGCTGGAGGACCCGCTGCCCGGAGTGGGGACATACGAAGACTTCAACACCATCGACTGGGTGAGGGAGAAGAGCAAGGACCGCGACCGGCACCGAGAG ATCGCCAACAAGAGCCGACAGTCCACGGTGGCCCTGCTGCACAGCGTCAGCGACGCCTTCTCCGGATGGCTGCTCATGCTGCTCGTGGGCCTCATGTCAG gcgcTCTCGCCGGCGGCATCGACATCGCCGCCCACTGGCTGACGGACATGAAGGAGGGGCTCTGCCTGGTGGGCTTCTGGTTCAACCACGAGCACTGCTGCTGGACGTCCAACGAGACGACGTTCCAGGAGAGGGACCGCTGCCCCCAGTGGCAGAGCTGGGCCGAGATCATGACGGGGACCTCGGAG GGGGCGCTGGCCTACTTTGTGAACTACCTGATGTTCCTGGTGTGGGCTCTGCTCTTCGCTCTGCTGGCCGTGACGCTGGTCAGGGCCTTCGCTCCGTACGCGTGCGGATCAGGGATACCGGAG atTAAAACCATCCTCAGCGGCTTCATCATCCGCGGCTACCTGGGGAAGTGGACCCTGATCATCAAGACCATCACCCTGGTCCTGGCCGTGTCCTCGGGGCTCAGCCTGGGGAAGGAGGGCCCGCTGGTGCACGTGGCGTGCTGCTGCGCCAACATCCTGTGTCACCTGTTCACCAAGTACCGCAAGAACGAGGCCAAGCGGCGAGAG GTGTtgtccgcggcggcggcggtgggcgTGTCCGTGGCGTTCGGCGCTCCCATTGGAGGAGTCCTCTTCAGCCTGGAGGAG GTGAGTTATTACTTCCCCCTGAAGACGCTGTGGCGCTCGTTCTTCGCCGCCCTGGTGGCGGCCTTCACCCTGCGCTCCATCAACCCGTTCGGGAACAGCCGCCTGGTGCTGTTCTACGTGGAGTTCCACGCCCCGTGGCACCTGGTGGAGCTGGGCCCCTTCATCCTGCTGGGCATCTTCGGCGGCCTCTGGGGGGCGCTGTTCATCAGGGCCAACATCGCCTGGTGTCGGATAC gtaaatccaCCCGTCTGGGTCACTACCCCGTCATGGAGGTGCTGGTGGTGACGGCTCTGACCGGCATGCTCGCCTACCCCAACAGCTACACCCGGATGGGCGGCGCCGAGCTCATCTCCGAGCTCTTCAACGACTGCTCGCTGCTCGACTCCTCGCAGCTCTGCGGCTACAAGCAG TCGAACTCCACCTCGGGCGCGGGCGTGGGCAACGGCCTGGCGGACCGGCCGGCGGGGGTCGGCCTGTACGCCGCCCTGTGGCAGCTCGCCCTGGCTTTGGTCTTCAAGATGATGATCACCGTGATCACGTTCGGCATGAAGGTCCCCTCCGGCCTCTTCATCCCCAGCATGGCGGTGGGCGCCATCGCCGGCAGGCTGCTGGGCGTCGGCATGGAGCAGCTGGCCTACTACAACCACGACTCGGCCATCTTCAGAGGGTGGTGCTCGCCGGGCGCCGACTGCATCACCCCGGGGCTCTACGCCATGGTCGGCGCCGCCGCCTGCTTAG gTGGAGTGACTCGCATGACGGTGTCGCTGGTGGTCATCATGTTCGAGCTGACCGGCGGCCTCGAGTACATCGTCCCGCTCATGGCCGCCACGATGACCAGCAAGTGGGTGGCGGACGCGttcgggagggagggaatctaCGAG GCCCACATCCGTCTGAACGGGTATCCCTTCCTGGAGCCCAAAGAGGAGTTCCAGCACAGCAGCCTGACGGCGGACGTGATGAGGCCCCGCCGGTCGGACCCGCCGCTGGCCGTGCTCACGCAGGAGGGCATGACggtcgaggaggtggag GCTCTGGTGGAAAGCACCCACTACAGCGGCTTCCCCGTGGTCGTGTCCCAGGACTCCCACAGGCTGGTGGGCTTTGTGCTCCGGAGAGACCTGCTCATATCAATAG ACAACGCCCGGAAGCGCCAGGAGGGCGTGGTCGGCGCGTCCCAGGTGGTGTTCACCGAGCACTCCCCCGCCCCCGCCGACGACGCCCCGCCGCCCCTCCGCCTCCGGGGCATCGTGGACCTGAGCCCCTTCACCGTCACGGACCACACGCCCATGGACATCACCGTGGACATCTTCAGGAAGCTGGGGCTCCGCCAGTGCCTGGTGACGCACAACGG gaaGCTGCTGGGAATCATCACTAAGAAAGACATCCTCAAGCACATGGCGCAGATCGCCAACAGAGACCCCGACTCCATCCTCTTCAACTGA